TCGGGCCGCTGATCAGAGCTTCAAGATCCACACTGCGGATGATGCGGCGCTTACCCACCTTACAAAACGCGAGCTGATTGGCCCCCATAAGGTTATAGAGCGTGGTCTTGCTGAGGCCGACGACAGCGGCAGCCTCATCAACGCTATATGCCAGTCGCCCAAGTCGATCGCGGTGTTCAGTGTCGTTCATAGCTGTTCGCCTCCGAGCGCTCGTCTAGCGAGTTCGCCTGCATTCGACAGTCTGTATAACGAGAACTACGCTGTACTTTTGATAACTGCGACGTAGCTGGCCCAATCCGCCATCATGTCGCGACGCTTCTCAAGATAGTTGGTGCGCCGGTATGCGGCGACGACCTTGTCGGGGATGGCATGCGCAAGAGCCGTCTCAGCAACCTCACTGGGAAATGATGTACACTCTGCCGCCCAGTCTCGAAAGCTGGACCGGAAGCCATGCACTGTCGACTTGTCCCGCGTCTCAGTCCGCAGGACCTTAGTCAGGGTCATATCGCTTAAAGGTTTATGGCTGCTGGGTCCGGGGAAGATCGGTTCGCCGGCGACGCCCTTGCGCAGTTTCTTGGCCGTCTCAAGCACCGCGACGGCGGCTGCGGACAGCGGCACTACGTGCTCCTTCTTGGCTTTCATTCGGGAAGCTGGGACGGTCCAAACGCCGTCCGTAATCTCATCCCACGTTGCGCCCCGTACCTCACCCGATCGGGCAGCGGTGAGGATGAGAAAACGAAGGGCAAGGCGGCCAGCGGTGTCGTTCTGCTCCAGCTTGGTCATCAGCGCCCCCACATCCTTATGAGGCAGTGACTCGAAGTGCTCCGGCCTCTTCGTCTGCCGGGGTAGGCCAGCGCGGATCGATCGCATCGGGGCTTCGCTCGGGCAATGTCCCCTCGAATACCCCCAGTCGAGCACCTTCCCGATCCGTTGAAGGACGCGACGTGCTGTCTCAGGTTTGGTCTGCCAGATGGGTTTGAGCACGTCGAGCACGTCTGCACTGGTCACCTTGTTGAGAGGTTGGGAACCGATGGCCGGGAAAGCGAATGTCGTCAGGGTGTTGATCCATTGCGAACGATGCTTGTCGTTCACCCAATCGCCCTTCTGCTCGCCATGGACGGTCTCGGCAGCGACCCGGAACGTCGGAATGACGGCAGCGGCCTTCCGTGCTGCCTGCTTGGCCGCGACAGGGTCTTCTCCTGCCCGCATCTGCTTACGGGCCTGTGCCGCAGCCTCACGAGCATCAGCCAATGACACGGCCGGATACGTGCCCAACCCGATGTCTCTGCGCTTGCCGTTGGCCTGTGCCCGCAGAAGCCACGACTTCGCACCGCTGTCCTTGACGACAAGCAGCAAGCCGTTGCCATCTGAGTGCCGGCCTGCGTCCTTGATCGACTTGACCTTGATGACCGTTAGGTTGCCCACTTCCGCGTCCTTAGCCCCACATTCAGCCCCACACTTCTACGTGGTTGTGGCTGGTCGTCAACGGTCAGTCGTGGAAAGTACCTGGTAAAACCTTAGGACTTCTGCGGGGTACGTGATGGAACCCGGTCATTGACGATCACAGGTATGGAGGACTCCCGCTCCGCCATTTAGCGCTCTCGGTGCGCGTTGCCGTCTAGGATGGCAACCCTATCGCTCCTGATCCGCCGGAGTGCGGCCCCTGTCGCTTGATACCCGGAGGGCTGGCCGTACTTCGGAGAGGGGTTGGGTCGCGGCAATCCGGCGTCGAACCGTTCCTGGTTCATGTCGTTGAACGGGTAGTACGGAATCCTCCCGATGGCCCGGGCTTACGCTTTAACCGGGCGTCAATGGTGATCGGCTTGGTTGCTCGACGTGATGCTTCCTTCCGGGTCTGACGCATCGACGTTTATACCAACTACGGAACAGTGTTCGTTGTGCCCCGAGCAAAACGGCCATTGATCGAACGTGCCACATTACAGTCGTCAGGCTGCATGCGGCCCTCGGAACAGTAGACCGATGCCGGCGACCAGGCCCCCGCTTCCGCCACGAGTACCCGACGCCCTGTCGTGTCGGCCGCCTTCATCCCTCCCGACGATAGCGCATGACGGGCATAAACCACATTATGGATCAAAGTCTTAAATTCACCTGCAAAAACCTATTGCAAATATAAAAGTATTCGTCAGATTGGTGGCGACGGAAAAGCCGCGCGTACGAACGCGGCAGGGTTTGCAGTTCGAAACACGGATGCGGGCGCCATAACGGGGGAGAGGAATGATGAGGAAACAAGGGGCGAAGGCTGCCGCGCTGGTGGGTGCGTCGGCGCTCTCGATCGTGGCCGGCGGCTTCTTTCCGTCGGCCGCGGCCGCGCAAAAGGCGACCGTGCCTTCAACGGTTACCCCAATGCCGGCAGCCGTGCCTCCGGCAGTATCGCCGCCAACGTCAGCAGCGGAGCCACAGGCGAACGCGCCCGTTGCGCCATCGGCGGCGACCAGCGCCACGGCACCCGCGCAGACCGCACCGACGACCGGCGATCCGGACGCGCTCGGCCAGGATTTCGAGCGTCCCAAGCGCGCGCCCGATGAAGGCGACGTGGCCGATGCCGACATTATCGTCACCGGTGCGCGGGCCGCCGAGGCCTCCGCCATTTCCCGCAAGCGTTCGGCGCGCACCGCGCAGGATTCGATCGTTGCCGACGATGTCGGCCAGTTCCCCGACAAGAACGCTGCCGAGGCGATCGCGCGGATCGCCGGCGTCGCGCTCGACGTCTCGGATTCGGGCGAGCAGGGCGGCTTCACTATTCGCGGCCAGTCGGCCGACCTGATCCGCGTCGAGGTCGACGGCATGACTGCCTTGTCGACCAACGACCAGGGCGGCCGAGCGTCGTCGATCGGCGAATTGTCGTCCGATCTGATCAAGAGCGTCGACGTCATCAAGGGGCAGACCGCCGACATGACCCCAGGCGGGGTCGGTGGCACGGTGCGGATCGAACAGCGCAGCGGCCTCGATTTCAAGGAGCCGCTGTACCGGCTGAACCTGCAGAGCATGTACCAGAGTTTGAGCGAACGTGCCTCGCCCCGCATCAATGCCATCGCCACACGCAAGTTCTTTGACGGCGATGTCGGCCTGATCTTCAACGGCACGTACGAAGACCAGAAGGTCGCCACCGATTACGCCCGCGTCACAGTTGCGAATGCGGGCTATATTCCGCTCGGCGACTACGACAATTCGCCTGGCAAGAGCTTCACCACGCCGTTCGATCCGGTCGCGGCGGCTGTGACGACCAAGGCGGGGTGCGCGGCGCTGTCGACCACCGGGATCAACAGCCGCCTCAACTGCTATGCGCAATGGGAGGATTTCGTCCCGTCCTTCCCGCGCCCCGGTCGCCAGATCAAGTCCGATCAACGCCTGTCGTTCCAGGTCCGCGCGGACTGGCGCGTGAACCGCGACCTGACGCTGTTCGCCTCGTACAATCCGAATTTCCGACGCGTGTCGTCGCAGGATTACAACTGGAGCGTCGCGACCCCGGTCGGCACCACAAACACGGCGGGTGCACTGACCGGCAGCAATATCCGCAACGTCGTGGTGAACGACAATCACTACGTCACCGCGTTCGACATCGCCCAGGGCACGGGAAACCAGTTCAGCAGTTCGCTGGGCGTGACCAGCCAGATCCGCGATATCCAGCGCAAGATCTCGCAGCATTATGCCCAGACCGGCGCGGACTTCATCTCCGGGCCCTGGACCGCCAAGGCCCGCATCCAGTATAGCCGCTCATCGAGCAGTCGCGAGGACAATGCCTTTTCGTTCGTGGCCCCGATCGATATCGCGAACTACAGCATCCAGCCGGAGAGCGGTTTGTGGAACATCAAGGTTCCCAATGTCGATCTGTTCAATCCGGCATCCTACTATCCGACGGTCGGCGCGAACGGGGTGAGCACGGGCGCGCAGTATGAATACACGCCCTATGACGACAAGAACAGCGAGTGGAACTACCAGCTCGACGTCGACCGGACGTTCGATAACCTGGGTCCGATCGTCCGGGTCAAGGCAGGCATCCAGCACCGCACGCGCGACAACGAAAGCTACCGCAACAACGGGTCGCAGCTGTCGCCGGGGCTGGTGCTGACGCGGGCGCAGTCGCTCGATCTCATCCAGTTCTGCGATCCCACGCGCGCGCCGGCCGCGACGCCCTGCCAGTTCGGCTCGGCGCCGCGCGTGACGACGGCGGGGACCACGGATCAGTTGTCGCGGATCTACACGCTGACACGCGACCAGTATCAGAACCTGATCAACGCCAGCCTCGTCGGTCTGCCCGGCGCGGAGTTCTACGGCGGCGCGCCCAATCGCGGTGACCTGATCTCGTCATGGGGTACCTATGACGTCGGCAAGTTCCGGGACGCGCTGAAGCAATATATCAATCTCGACTATCGCAACCTCGGCTGCCTGTACGAATGCACCGCCTCCGACGGCAAGACGTACAAGCGGCCGACCTATCTGACGTCGGAGGTGACGTCGTCCGCCTATGCGATGCTGGATTTCGAAAGCCGGCCACTGGGTCTTCTCGTCAACGGCAACATCGGGGTCCGTTATCAGCGGATCAAAGTGGACGCTCAGCCGGTGATCGATTTCAGTCAGCGTGTCGCGACGCCGATCACCACGCCGTTTCCGGGCTACACGATCGAGAACCAGCTGATCCGGCGCGAGGTCGGCGACGTCAACCGGACCAGCGAGGACTGGCTGCCGAGCTTCAACCTGGCGATCTGGCCAATCGACGAGAAGCTGGGGCTGCGCTACTCGGCGGCGCTGCAGCGCGCGCGGCCCAGCATCCTGCAACTGACCGGAAACGGGACCGTGTCGTGCGGCCTGGTTGACCCTGCGCAACGCGCCGCGCTCGAAGCGTTCATCGCGGCCAACCCCGGTGCGATCCAGGATGACGATCCCTCGACCGACGATTCCGCCGAGGGCGGGGCGGTCCTCGCCAATTTCGTCAACCGCTGCACCGGTCGGATCGGCAACGCCGAGCTGAAGGGCTATGGCGCGACCACGCAGAACCTTTCGCTCGAATGGTATCCCAACCGGGATACGCAGCTGAGCGCCGCGATCTACCAGATCAGCGTCAGGTCGGGACGGCCCGAGGACGTCAATATCGGCGCTTACGAACTCGCCGGGCAGACCTACGAGGTCGCGACCTATCAGGACGGGCCGAGCGGCTTGCGCCAGCGTGGCTTCGAGGTCGCGGGTCGTACGGCGTTCACCTTCCTGCCGGGATTCCTCCGGCACACCGGTGGTGGGTTCAACTATTCGTTCACCAAGTCGAACGAGACGAACACGTTCGTCGACCTGTTCAGCGGGGTCAAATTACCGCCGCGATCGGAGTCCAAATACTATTACAACGTCAATCTGTGGTATGACGACGGCAAGTTGAACGCTCGTATCGCGTATCAGAAGCGCGACATCTATTACAATCTTACCGAAGCAAACGCAGTCAACCGTGTCCCGGCGATCCCGGGCGTCACCGGTTCGACGTCCACCACCTCCTATTACAAGATCGTCTCGCCGGTCTTCAAGAACGGCACCGAGACACTCGACGCGCGCGCATCCTATGCGCTCAGCAAGAGCTTCCAGCTGTTCGTCGAGGGCAAGAACCTGCTCGGCACACCGATCGCGAAATACGCGCCTGACAAGTACCGCGATATCGGTGGCGGCGTGCTCTACATGTACGATTCGCTCTACGCCGGGAAAACCTATTATGCCGGCGCGATCATAACCTTCTGATGCGGTACCAGTCCCGCCCGATGACATGGAGGGACTGCCACGATCTTCCTCCCCGGAAGACTGGGCCATTCGGATCGGACCGGTCCGCATGGCCCCTTTTTCCGGGTTCCAGGCGGAATCCTTGGGTGGTCGGCCGCGGTGTGGCGCGACCGCGTCGACCATCAGCGACGACGGTAGAACTCCCTGGCGGTCTCCCCGAATACGGCGTCCACCTCGTCCGGCGTTGTCGAGCGTACGACCTCGCGCGCGTATCCCAACCAGTCGTCGTACCGATCGCCCGACAGCAGCAGGACGGGCCAGTCGCTTCCCCACATCACTCGCCCGGGAAAGCTGTGCAGCAGGTGCTCGATATAGGGCCGGCAGACCGTGCGGTCCGCGCCCGCATCCTGTTCGGTCCAAAGGCCCGACAGCTTGCACCAGATATTGGGCAACCGCCCGAGCGCGGCGATGCCGCCGCGCCACGCGGCATCGTCGCCGCGTCCGATCGCCGGTTTGGCGCCATGATCGACGACGATGCGCAGCGTCGGGTGCCGCGTGGCAAGTATATGGACGACCGCCAGATGGTGCGGCTGGACGAGCGCGTCGAAGGCGAGGCCCTGCGCGGCCATGGCCAGCAGCGCCGGTTGCACGCAGTCGCGCAGGATCCAGCGGGCATCGGGCATGTTCTGCAGCATCGGGCGCAGACCGACGAGTCCCGGCCGCCGCGCGAGCCGTTCGATCTCGATCGTCGCGTCGGGCGCGTCGAGTGGCAGCCAGCCGACGATGCCGAGGATACGCGCATCACCCGCCGCCTGATCGAGCAGCCATTCTGTCTCCCGCACATCGGGCTGTGCCTGGACGACGACGAAGCGATCGACGGACCGACCGGCCGCCGACAGGTCGTCGAGGCCGAATTGGCGGTGGATCGCGGGCAGGTCGGTGCCCGGCCATTGATGGAACGCGGCGGTCGGCGACCAGAGGTGAACATGGCTGTCGACCACCGCGCCGTTCCTTTGAATCATCATCGTGCGCCAAATCCTCCGGCGAGTTTCTCGCCACCCCGATAGTTGAAGCAGGAGTGAGAATGTCCCGGAATATGACCGCCATCGCAGCCGCCTTGTGCCTTGCCGTTCTGGCGACCGCGCCCGGCGAGGCCAAGGTCGTCGGCATGAACCAGCCGGCGCAAAGCGTCACCGCGGCGCGCCTCGCCGGCTTGCCGGCAAGCCAGCGTGCCGCCTGGTCGGCGTATCTCGCGACGTCGATCGCGGCGATGCGCGCCGACAAGGCGGCCCTTGCCGCCGAGCGGAGCGCCGGCACGCCGGTTCCGCCCGCCCCGGAGACGGGCAACGGGCTGCTGACGATGCCGCTCGATCGTCCGGCCGACTGGTATGGCGGCGCGGACGCGCGCCGCATCGCCGATACCATCCTGAGCTTTCAGACCCCGTCCGGCGGCTGGGGCAAGAACCAGCCGCGCGGGCCGGCGCGCCAGCCTGGTCAGGCGTTCGTGTCGAACAATGCCAACATGGCGGCCAAGCCCGGCGATTTCGATCCACCCGAGAGCTGGCATTATGTCGGCACGATCGACAACGACGCCACTACGCACGAGATCCGGTTCCTTGCGCGGGTCGTGACCCGGCTTGGCAAGGATCCGGCGGCGACGACATATCGGAGGGGTGTGGAGCGCGGGGTGCGCTATCTGTTGCGCGCGCAATACCCGAATGGCGGCTGGCCCCAGGTCTGGCCGCTCGAGGGCGGGTATCATGATGCGATCACGCTGAACGACAATGCGATGGCGCAGGTGCTCGACCTGTTGACCGATGCCGCCGCGGGTAAGGACGACTTCGCGTTCGTGCCTGCTGCCGTGCGGTCGCAGGCACGCTCGGCGGCGGCGCGCGGCGTTGCGTGCATCCTGGCGATGCAGGTCGTGCGCAACGGGCAACGGACCGGATGGGGACAACAGCACGACGCGGTGACGCTGGCGATCACCTCCGCGCGCAACTACGAGCCCGCGGCCCTTGCGGCGCCGGAAAGCGCGGCGGTGCTCGGCTATCTGATGCGGGTGCCGGGACGCGACCCTGCGGTCCAGACCGCGATCGACGCGGCCGCGGCGTGGCTCCGTGCCAGCGCGATCCACGGCCAGGCCTGGCGCGATGCGAAGGACGGCCTCGGCCGGCAGCTTATCCCCGATCCTGCAGCGCCGCTGCTGTGGGCGCGCTTCTATACGGTCGCCGAAAACCAGCCCCTGTTCGGCGATCGCGACAAGACTCTGCACGATGACGTGATGGAACTGAGCACGGGACGACGGCGCGGCTATGCCTGGTTCGGCACCGCGCCCGGTTCCATCCTCGCCGCGTACGACAAGCGCTGATCGGGGCGGACGTGCAAGCCGGTCCGGGCCGTTTCCGGTACGGGGGACGGCCCGCAATCGCATCTCAGCGCGGCGCATCCTCGATCGTCGCAGCGAGCAGGCCGATGACCACGTCGTTCGCGCGCGCGCGGACGGTCAGCGAGCGCAGCGGCCGTCCCGGATCCAGCGGCAGGCCCAGCACGGTCGCCGCGCCGCCGTCGACCTCTTCGCCGCCCTTGCGGTCACCACCAAGGCGAACGCGGCCGGTCGCCAGATCGACGCGCAGCGGTCGCGGACCGGCAACACGGAACTGGTAATCGTCGATCAGATAGTCGCGCTCGATCGGCCACCACGTCGTCGGGTTCTGGAGCGCGAGCCGCGCGGTGCCGCCGTCGGCATAGGTGACGATCACCTCGCCATTGTCGATGCGGCTCTGCATCGGATTGGTCGTGCCGGTCATGAGCAGCCGCAAGAACCGCCCATGGCCTGCCAGCGGCACCGTCGCGGCGCGGGAATAGGCATCCCAGTGCGACACGAACACCGCGTTGCGGCCCTCGGCCGGCGTTCGAAATTCGCCGCCGTCGGGCAACCGGAACAGCCCGCCACCCAGCTTTGACGCAGCGCGCAGGCCTGTATCGTCGATCTTCGCGGTCGCGTGCACATGCCCGGCCCAGGCGCCCAGGCCCTGCGACGGCAGCGCCAGCGACACGAAGGGCGAGCGCGGGCTGCGATACTTGCCGGCGGCAAAGATGGCGTCGATGTGGTCGTTGAACGCCGCCGACAGGTCCACCGGCCGCTGCGCACCGACGGGCGCGCGGTCGACGACGACGGGGGGCGGGGCGGGGGTCGGCGCGACGCCGGTAGGGGACAACCAGCGCATCTCGCCCTGACGCTTCTCCACCAACCGCGCACCGGCTGCAATCGGAGCCGCGATCGGCCGTCCCGACCACTGCACTTCGATCTGCGTGGCGGCGCCAAGTGCCGCATCGACGACGATCATGGGCGCGCCGACCGCGTCGGCATCGAGCGTCCAGCGCACCGGGCGCCCATCTGCCGTCACCGCGGCGACGCGGTCGCGCCGCGCCACCAGGCGGAGGCTCAGCCGGCCGAAGCGGGCAGCGCTCTGGCGTACCGTCCATCGGTCTCGGTTGCCCTCGCGCTGAAAGGCGATTCCGATGTCGGGATGGGTCAGCTCGGCGTGGTTCCAGGCCGCCGGCAGGCCGGGCCGCACCGTCAGCGTATGCGTCATCGCGTCGGGCGCGATACCGAACAGGCCCTCGACGATCGTCCGCGCCATCCCCCCCGACCCGTCCGCAAAATCGCGCTGCGCCTCGCGGCGATAGACGTCGAGATAGTTCAGGGATCCGACGTTGCCCGGGCTGATCCCCATGTACATGCTGGCGAGCAGGGCCGACTTGGTCAGCGTATAGGCGTCGTCCCCGCGCCCCGCCTGCCACAACGCCAGCGCGGTGTGCAGGTTCTCGCCCATCACCACGTTGTTGACCGACCAGCTGTACGGCATCCAGCTGCTCGATGCGTACACGCCGTAGGGCCGGTCGGTTGGCACGCCCGGTCCCGCGACGGGAAGGCGCGGCATGTCGCGCGTCACGGCGTCCGCCATCCGCCACGCCTCGCGTGGGCTCGGCACGCCCGAATCGACGACGTGGTAAAAGCTCCACAACCCCGCACTCGGATGCACCGCACGCTCGCCGAGCCAGTCGCGATACTCGGCGAAGCGGCCCTCGCCGGGCAGCCAGAGTTCGGCGCGCATCGCCTGCCCGATCAGCACCGCCTCGCGCGCATAGGGGGCCGGATCCTCGCCGAGCATCGTGGCCAGGCGCGCCGCCTGGCGGTTATGGTACAGATTATACGCCGAGGCATAGGCGACGCCGCCGCCCGAATATTGGATGTCGTCGCTCGCCCAGATCTGCGCATAGGCCTCGTACAACGGCAGCCCGCGGCGATAGGGGCGGCGGAACAGGCGGCGCTGCCACGCCAGGTGCCGCTGGATCACGGGCCACGCCTCGCGCGCGAACGCCCTGTCGCCGGTCCAGGCGAGGTGGCGGAACAGTGCGTCGATGAAGACCGTGTTCATGTCGTAGTGCGAATTGGACAGGTCGCCATTGGCGTGCAGTGCTATCTCGCTGCGCGCGAGATTGCTGGCGGCATCGGCGGGCGGCAGCGTCGACGGAATGGCCTCGACGTTCTGGCGCGGCAGCCAGGCGCGGAAGTTCGCGCGCGCCCGGTCGTGCCAGCCGAGCGCGTCGAGCGCATAGGGCCCGCGCCAGCCGAGCAGCTTGGTCCGCCACGCGACCGCGCCGTGCATGATCGCGCCTTGCGGACCGTCCCAGACCGCGTCCGCTCCGACATTAAGCGCACCGACGCTCGCGTCCAGCCAAGGGTCCGGCGTCGAAATCCGGACGCGACCGCGCAGTGCCGCAAAATGCGCGCGCGCAGCTTCGAACACGCCCGGCAGCGATGCGGCGGGGTAAGGCGGTGGCAGCGGCGGCAACGCCACAGCAACCCGGCGGTCGGCACTGACCGCGGCATAGGTAGCCAGATCCGCGTTCGCCGAGGGCGCGTAGGCGGTTCGCTGCAGCACCAGATCCGCGGCGGTCGAGTCCAGCCGCAGCATCCCGGTGACGACGGGCCGCGCCGGTGTAGCCGATCGCTGGGAGGGGGGCGGGGTCGCGAACAACCGAACCGGATCGTCCCACGCTTCGCCATCGGCAACGCCGCGCGTTTCGCCGCGCAACAGTGTGCCGGTGATCGTGCCCGGCGGACCGGTGACGGCGAAGCGATCGCGCGCCGGCACGGCGACGGCATTGCGGTCGGCAAAGGACGGGCGGAACCC
This sequence is a window from Sphingomonas ginsenosidivorax. Protein-coding genes within it:
- a CDS encoding helix-turn-helix domain-containing protein, with protein sequence MNDTEHRDRLGRLAYSVDEAAAVVGLSKTTLYNLMGANQLAFCKVGKRRIIRSVDLEALISGPSSVAA
- a CDS encoding tyrosine-type recombinase/integrase, with protein sequence MGNLTVIKVKSIKDAGRHSDGNGLLLVVKDSGAKSWLLRAQANGKRRDIGLGTYPAVSLADAREAAAQARKQMRAGEDPVAAKQAARKAAAVIPTFRVAAETVHGEQKGDWVNDKHRSQWINTLTTFAFPAIGSQPLNKVTSADVLDVLKPIWQTKPETARRVLQRIGKVLDWGYSRGHCPSEAPMRSIRAGLPRQTKRPEHFESLPHKDVGALMTKLEQNDTAGRLALRFLILTAARSGEVRGATWDEITDGVWTVPASRMKAKKEHVVPLSAAAVAVLETAKKLRKGVAGEPIFPGPSSHKPLSDMTLTKVLRTETRDKSTVHGFRSSFRDWAAECTSFPSEVAETALAHAIPDKVVAAYRRTNYLEKRRDMMADWASYVAVIKSTA
- a CDS encoding TonB-dependent receptor; amino-acid sequence: MRKQGAKAAALVGASALSIVAGGFFPSAAAAQKATVPSTVTPMPAAVPPAVSPPTSAAEPQANAPVAPSAATSATAPAQTAPTTGDPDALGQDFERPKRAPDEGDVADADIIVTGARAAEASAISRKRSARTAQDSIVADDVGQFPDKNAAEAIARIAGVALDVSDSGEQGGFTIRGQSADLIRVEVDGMTALSTNDQGGRASSIGELSSDLIKSVDVIKGQTADMTPGGVGGTVRIEQRSGLDFKEPLYRLNLQSMYQSLSERASPRINAIATRKFFDGDVGLIFNGTYEDQKVATDYARVTVANAGYIPLGDYDNSPGKSFTTPFDPVAAAVTTKAGCAALSTTGINSRLNCYAQWEDFVPSFPRPGRQIKSDQRLSFQVRADWRVNRDLTLFASYNPNFRRVSSQDYNWSVATPVGTTNTAGALTGSNIRNVVVNDNHYVTAFDIAQGTGNQFSSSLGVTSQIRDIQRKISQHYAQTGADFISGPWTAKARIQYSRSSSSREDNAFSFVAPIDIANYSIQPESGLWNIKVPNVDLFNPASYYPTVGANGVSTGAQYEYTPYDDKNSEWNYQLDVDRTFDNLGPIVRVKAGIQHRTRDNESYRNNGSQLSPGLVLTRAQSLDLIQFCDPTRAPAATPCQFGSAPRVTTAGTTDQLSRIYTLTRDQYQNLINASLVGLPGAEFYGGAPNRGDLISSWGTYDVGKFRDALKQYINLDYRNLGCLYECTASDGKTYKRPTYLTSEVTSSAYAMLDFESRPLGLLVNGNIGVRYQRIKVDAQPVIDFSQRVATPITTPFPGYTIENQLIRREVGDVNRTSEDWLPSFNLAIWPIDEKLGLRYSAALQRARPSILQLTGNGTVSCGLVDPAQRAALEAFIAANPGAIQDDDPSTDDSAEGGAVLANFVNRCTGRIGNAELKGYGATTQNLSLEWYPNRDTQLSAAIYQISVRSGRPEDVNIGAYELAGQTYEVATYQDGPSGLRQRGFEVAGRTAFTFLPGFLRHTGGGFNYSFTKSNETNTFVDLFSGVKLPPRSESKYYYNVNLWYDDGKLNARIAYQKRDIYYNLTEANAVNRVPAIPGVTGSTSTTSYYKIVSPVFKNGTETLDARASYALSKSFQLFVEGKNLLGTPIAKYAPDKYRDIGGGVLYMYDSLYAGKTYYAGAIITF
- a CDS encoding amidohydrolase family protein; the protein is MMIQRNGAVVDSHVHLWSPTAAFHQWPGTDLPAIHRQFGLDDLSAAGRSVDRFVVVQAQPDVRETEWLLDQAAGDARILGIVGWLPLDAPDATIEIERLARRPGLVGLRPMLQNMPDARWILRDCVQPALLAMAAQGLAFDALVQPHHLAVVHILATRHPTLRIVVDHGAKPAIGRGDDAAWRGGIAALGRLPNIWCKLSGLWTEQDAGADRTVCRPYIEHLLHSFPGRVMWGSDWPVLLLSGDRYDDWLGYAREVVRSTTPDEVDAVFGETAREFYRRR
- the pelA gene encoding pectate lyase, yielding MTAIAAALCLAVLATAPGEAKVVGMNQPAQSVTAARLAGLPASQRAAWSAYLATSIAAMRADKAALAAERSAGTPVPPAPETGNGLLTMPLDRPADWYGGADARRIADTILSFQTPSGGWGKNQPRGPARQPGQAFVSNNANMAAKPGDFDPPESWHYVGTIDNDATTHEIRFLARVVTRLGKDPAATTYRRGVERGVRYLLRAQYPNGGWPQVWPLEGGYHDAITLNDNAMAQVLDLLTDAAAGKDDFAFVPAAVRSQARSAAARGVACILAMQVVRNGQRTGWGQQHDAVTLAITSARNYEPAALAAPESAAVLGYLMRVPGRDPAVQTAIDAAAAWLRASAIHGQAWRDAKDGLGRQLIPDPAAPLLWARFYTVAENQPLFGDRDKTLHDDVMELSTGRRRGYAWFGTAPGSILAAYDKR
- a CDS encoding DUF4450 domain-containing protein, with protein sequence MRILALTTALSAVSPAVVAAQTLTATEAVHPNLKGKLDRPVRYRPDGDAFVIENGTERFNRPLYGGNTAFRVDGGDRPEFVLYLPGRGGNLRFAVRGVDGKPWWLHDAQSITTRYRPGELDYRITDPRLGGTIELTVVALAATEGVAVRARGVGVARGTALYWAFGGVNGKRGTRDGDIGTERVPISEWFGFRPSFADRNAVAVPARDRFAVTGPPGTITGTLLRGETRGVADGEAWDDPVRLFATPPPSQRSATPARPVVTGMLRLDSTAADLVLQRTAYAPSANADLATYAAVSADRRVAVALPPLPPPYPAASLPGVFEAARAHFAALRGRVRISTPDPWLDASVGALNVGADAVWDGPQGAIMHGAVAWRTKLLGWRGPYALDALGWHDRARANFRAWLPRQNVEAIPSTLPPADAASNLARSEIALHANGDLSNSHYDMNTVFIDALFRHLAWTGDRAFAREAWPVIQRHLAWQRRLFRRPYRRGLPLYEAYAQIWASDDIQYSGGGVAYASAYNLYHNRQAARLATMLGEDPAPYAREAVLIGQAMRAELWLPGEGRFAEYRDWLGERAVHPSAGLWSFYHVVDSGVPSPREAWRMADAVTRDMPRLPVAGPGVPTDRPYGVYASSSWMPYSWSVNNVVMGENLHTALALWQAGRGDDAYTLTKSALLASMYMGISPGNVGSLNYLDVYRREAQRDFADGSGGMARTIVEGLFGIAPDAMTHTLTVRPGLPAAWNHAELTHPDIGIAFQREGNRDRWTVRQSAARFGRLSLRLVARRDRVAAVTADGRPVRWTLDADAVGAPMIVVDAALGAATQIEVQWSGRPIAAPIAAGARLVEKRQGEMRWLSPTGVAPTPAPPPVVVDRAPVGAQRPVDLSAAFNDHIDAIFAAGKYRSPRSPFVSLALPSQGLGAWAGHVHATAKIDDTGLRAASKLGGGLFRLPDGGEFRTPAEGRNAVFVSHWDAYSRAATVPLAGHGRFLRLLMTGTTNPMQSRIDNGEVIVTYADGGTARLALQNPTTWWPIERDYLIDDYQFRVAGPRPLRVDLATGRVRLGGDRKGGEEVDGGAATVLGLPLDPGRPLRSLTVRARANDVVIGLLAATIEDAPR